The nucleotide sequence GCTAATAGCTCCTGCAACTTAACTGTTTCAGATACTAATCCCAAATCTAAGTACTTTAATTGATGACAAGcctttaatgaaattaatggTGCAAATCCGAAACTTGTCTGTGGGGCAGTAAATTTGGTTAAACCCGGAGAGCATCGTCGTAAAAGTTTAGATACAAAGGAGTTTTTCCCACTTTGCAAAATTGTTGATAAATCTAATTCTTGTACGAACTCTCctaattttttcttcttgtttgaaattatGGCATCgacaaatttattaaaattctTGCTTGTTAACGAGGGACTATAATACAATAATGGGATACATAGATGGTACCACGTCTTACAAACGACGAGAAAAGATGGTTCGATGACTTCACTGTATTGTAAgatcattttttgaatttccCATGGTAATGTCATTTGTTGTTCCTGGATCGGGAGTTGTTCTGATGAGGACGTTGAATCTGCAGTTCTTGGCATCTCTTGATTATTCTTATCCTTATTCCTATTAACTATGAATCTCTTCAGTTTGTTGAATTTGGCATTGGATAATGAACTTTTCTCAATATGTACGATAGATTCATTCAGTTCGTCGTAATAATAAAGACCTTGAGGAGTCTCGATAATATCATTAGAATCCTTCAAAGTAGAGTGTGCAAAATTCTTCAGAAACTGCTCATCTGCCTGTTCTGGTTCTTCCATAGAtccagaatatattatatctGTATTCGTGCTTGCAGTTGGATCTGTATTTATCGTGGTTACTGTGGTTGTATTGTTATTGGTAATGTAGCCCTGACCGCCCACATACTTGCGGTAGGGAGCCTTGACTTTCTTGGGTCTCGACTTGTTAGCCATGGCTGCTGTGGTGATGTTATGCAAAGGAGAGTACTGGTTAGTGCAAAGACTTAGCTTTAACCTTGTTGGTGGCTCCGAGAGGGATGTATAACTTTGACGTATTTCCTCTTGTGCCATTCATATAGTCCTGGTGAGATCTGAATGTCTCAGTCGACGCTTACGTAACACCGTTTGAGGGGAGAGGAGcgaaaaaaataaaaatttaagaaatgtTTTAACCGAGGTTCGAACTCGGGACCTTTGCCGTGTGAAGGCAACGTGATGGCCACTACACTATTAAAACAACCTTGGATTTTTATGTTGAAGTCATCTGGGGTGACGAAGGTGGCATTGGGAGAGAAAAATGACAAACTAATACCATGCTTCGAATAAATGTACTCCAATAGGCATGGTAAAACTTCTCTCTAATAGAtgtgaatattttttgtcCTATGCTTTCAAGAATATCAATGTTAGATCGCCAAGACAGccaaaaaaattaagaagaTCCGCTGATATTTTCAGCCAACCTTATTTGCAAACTGAAGTGAAACCATATAAATACAAATTGAAGGTTCCTTCTCCGATAATAATGACTGATATTAGTACCGCTACGAAGAAGGACGAAAATGCGTCTACTACCATGAAAGGCCCTTATCGAAGCTTTTATCCCATTGACTTGATTCGCAAGGAAAAGGTAGGGCAACTTTCAGTCATCGACGGTATATTATCAATAACAGTTGCACTGGTGACATTATACATAGGGATTCGAAATATAGAGAAGGAAGTGCCTCTCTTTCCAAAAGAACAAGATATATTTGCCTCGGTGGAATACTATCAGAAAGATAAGTTTATTCTAAACTCATTCCCACCATTGGGAATCCAATTGTATTCACTTCTACCAGTTGGTTCATACTCTGCTATGAGATTAATGTCTTTGAGTGCCAGTTCCTTCTCTTTATTGTTTTTATACCTGGCATTTCGAAGAGTAAATGTTCCTTACCTTATAGCACTGGTATCAACAGTATGTATCCTTTCCATACCATTATTCCGTAAAGAAAGTACAAGAATCTCATTGGATACATTGCAGTGGTTTTGGTTATCGATCTCTATTTACTCATGGGCAAGTTTGAAATGTTTCTCTCATTTCTCCATTAAATGGACTATCCATTCATTGATTTTTGCAATGTCGATTGGATGCAGCATGGCAACTAAATACATTGGGTTCGCCACCTGGGGTTGGGCAATACTAATCTCATCTATTTATTTCTGGCAAATGATTGGTGACGTTAGATTATCAACAAGTCATATCGTTAAACACACAAcctttcaaatattttgccTTCTGGTTATACCAATGACAATATTCGCCACAACTTTATATTTACAAATCAATCATTCTCGTATCGATTCTCCCGAATATTCACAATACATGTCGTCGTATTACAAGATATTTTTAAGATCCAAATCACCAATCTTGCAACCCATGGAAATAACCAATGGATCCATCATCACAATACGTCATTTGAACTCGCTAGGAGGATATTTAACTTCTCCAGCAAATGAATCATATCCAGAAGGATCTGCTGAACAAATAGTTTCATTAACTGATATGGAGTCTAATGTTGACAATCAATGGATACTTGAATATGTAGATGATTATAACAAGGGTCCCCTAATTGACTctcaaagaattaaattgaGACATCGCACTACTGGGAAATTATTAAGAGCATCTTCAGCTAAACCACCTGTAAGTGAACAAGAATATAATTCAGAGGTCTCCTGTACAGGAGATTGGGATTATCATGGTGATAGTGACGAATTCTGGAAAATTGATCTGGTCGAAGGTTCATTAATACCATGTTGGAATATTATGGAGTTGGATAATGTGGGCCAAATGTGTACATTGATTAGTCATGATACTAGATTACCTGATTGGGGCGAATTTGAACAGGAAGTGTTTTGCATTCAATCACCTGATCCCCAAAGAGCCAAGTTTCAAATCGAATTTGTGGATAATGACGAAATTAAGAATCCTATTACACTTGCTGGTTTACCAGGATATGGCAATTATTCAAGGTGTTATCAGTACATTAAATTAGCAGCGGAGTTAATACAAAGGGAATTTAAATATGATTATATGGttaaattacaaaatgatAACGATGAGAATGATAAGGTACATATCAATAAGGAAAAATGGCCGATTTATATCACAGGTAATGATACGACTGATCTCATATGGTTAACTTCAAGCATTGCTGTTGTGATCGTTGCCTGTAGGTTTGGTTTACAAGTAATGAACTGGAATCCATGGAAGATCGATAATGGGGATTCATCATCACAtttgaatatgaaaatttatcaCGAATTTGCCATTGAAAGTCTATTAGGTTGGTTTGTTCATTAttacatttttttaaagAGTTCAAACGATCATCTTGAGATTGTGTTATACTTGCCGAGCTTCGTTTTTGCACATTTACTTGCCACCGAAACTG is from Naumovozyma castellii chromosome 6, complete genome and encodes:
- the PFU1 gene encoding Pfu1p (ancestral locus Anc_5.327) → MAQEEIRQSYTSLSEPPTRLKLSLCTNQYSPLHNITTAAMANKSRPKKVKAPYRKYVGGQGYITNNNTTTVTTINTDPTASTNTDIIYSGSMEEPEQADEQFLKNFAHSTLKDSNDIIETPQGLYYYDELNESIVHIEKSSLSNAKFNKLKRFIVNRNKDKNNQEMPRTADSTSSSEQLPIQEQQMTLPWEIQKMILQYSEVIEPSFLVVCKTWYHLCIPLLYYSPSLTSKNFNKFVDAIISNKKKKLGEFVQELDLSTILQSGKNSFVSKLLRRCSPGLTKFTAPQTSFGFAPLISLKACHQLKYLDLGLVSETVKLQELLAAIQNFKHLTHLSFPRSSIDCEGYREFVWPTNLKYLKLSGGITNEFVCETEWPKTIKTLEFSYCPQVDEHAIYIVLSKIGDNLTHLYFHYPMPALNEHSLDHVFRYCSNLITIQLMVDYCSKWCFSEYMLTPLLIPRPLTTIYLQSSGSLGIGAKIHPDDFTIALWEKRLPCLKSISVSSKLGWNATSDGVEDLVSALEEQDASLYVSY
- the PMT7 gene encoding putative dolichyl-phosphate-mannose--protein mannosyltransferase (ancestral locus Anc_5.328), with protein sequence MVKLLSNRCEYFLSYAFKNINVRSPRQPKKLRRSADIFSQPYLQTEVKPYKYKLKVPSPIIMTDISTATKKDENASTTMKGPYRSFYPIDLIRKEKVGQLSVIDGILSITVALVTLYIGIRNIEKEVPLFPKEQDIFASVEYYQKDKFILNSFPPLGIQLYSLLPVGSYSAMRLMSLSASSFSLLFLYLAFRRVNVPYLIALVSTVCILSIPLFRKESTRISLDTLQWFWLSISIYSWASLKCFSHFSIKWTIHSLIFAMSIGCSMATKYIGFATWGWAILISSIYFWQMIGDVRLSTSHIVKHTTFQIFCLLVIPMTIFATTLYLQINHSRIDSPEYSQYMSSYYKIFLRSKSPILQPMEITNGSIITIRHLNSLGGYLTSPANESYPEGSAEQIVSLTDMESNVDNQWILEYVDDYNKGPLIDSQRIKLRHRTTGKLLRASSAKPPVSEQEYNSEVSCTGDWDYHGDSDEFWKIDLVEGSLIPCWNIMELDNVGQMCTLISHDTRLPDWGEFEQEVFCIQSPDPQRAKFQIEFVDNDEIKNPITLAGLPGYGNYSRCYQYIKLAAELIQREFKYDYMVKLQNDNDENDKVHINKEKWPIYITGNDTTDLIWLTSSIAVVIVACRFGLQVMNWNPWKIDNGDSSSHLNMKIYHEFAIESLLGWFVHYYIFLKSSNDHLEIVLYLPSFVFAHLLATETVTAIGQWSQWKCAIILLVYIVTIKCTIL